Proteins encoded by one window of Chondromyces crocatus:
- the secY gene encoding preprotein translocase subunit SecY, translating into MASLSGITSFYKVPELRRRVLFTLVMLAVYRVGVFVTVPGVDRTAMKQFVKTQGGVVGFFNMFTGGALEQLSIFALGIMPYISASIILQLMGMVYKPVEELRKEGEQGRRKLDQYTRYGTVALSMFQAFTIATWLEGSTTGDVGAGIVNHPGFGFRLMTMVTLTTGTAFLMWIGEQITERGISNGISLLIFAGIIADIPSSIFQYFASNAGNIQPLTIAVIVAFVILIIGTVAFFENGRRQIPIVYSRRQVGRRVYGGQTAHLPLKVNTAGTIPPIFASSLLMFPATLANMNVPGADKLQAIINRGDWVFNTGYALLIVFFCFFYTNVTFQPVDVAENLKKQQANIPGVRPGKQTADYIHRVIQRITFGGAMYVAAVCVLPAIFGSMMRIQFSFGGTSLMIVVGVALDAVNQIEAHMLTRSYEGLTGPGAGRIRGRQVQDV; encoded by the coding sequence ATGGCTAGTCTCTCGGGCATCACCAGTTTTTATAAGGTCCCGGAGCTACGGCGGCGTGTGCTCTTCACGCTGGTGATGCTCGCTGTGTACCGCGTGGGCGTCTTCGTCACCGTTCCGGGCGTGGACCGAACTGCGATGAAGCAGTTTGTGAAGACGCAGGGCGGCGTCGTGGGCTTCTTCAACATGTTCACGGGGGGAGCCCTCGAACAGCTTTCCATTTTTGCGCTGGGCATCATGCCCTACATCTCGGCTTCAATCATTCTGCAGTTGATGGGAATGGTGTACAAGCCGGTCGAGGAGCTTCGTAAGGAAGGCGAACAGGGGCGAAGAAAGCTCGACCAGTACACTCGTTATGGAACGGTCGCATTGTCGATGTTCCAAGCCTTCACCATTGCCACATGGCTGGAGGGAAGCACCACGGGTGATGTTGGTGCAGGAATCGTCAACCACCCGGGATTCGGGTTCAGGTTGATGACGATGGTCACGCTGACGACCGGAACGGCATTTTTGATGTGGATCGGTGAACAGATCACAGAGAGAGGCATCTCGAATGGGATCTCTCTCCTGATCTTCGCCGGTATCATCGCGGATATCCCCTCATCCATCTTCCAGTACTTCGCGTCGAATGCCGGTAACATTCAGCCGCTGACCATCGCTGTCATCGTCGCCTTCGTCATTCTGATCATTGGCACTGTTGCATTCTTCGAGAACGGCCGTCGTCAAATCCCGATCGTATACTCGAGGCGGCAAGTCGGTCGACGAGTATATGGGGGACAAACGGCTCACCTTCCGTTGAAGGTAAACACTGCGGGGACGATTCCTCCGATCTTCGCGTCTTCGCTGCTGATGTTTCCTGCAACCTTGGCGAACATGAATGTTCCGGGAGCAGACAAGCTTCAGGCAATCATCAATAGGGGCGACTGGGTCTTCAATACAGGTTACGCGCTCCTGATCGTCTTCTTTTGCTTCTTTTACACAAATGTCACGTTCCAGCCTGTCGATGTGGCGGAGAATCTGAAGAAGCAGCAAGCGAATATTCCAGGCGTTCGGCCTGGCAAACAGACTGCTGACTACATTCACCGAGTCATTCAGCGCATCACGTTCGGTGGCGCCATGTACGTGGCAGCTGTCTGCGTCCTGCCCGCCATCTTCGGCAGCATGATGCGGATCCAGTTCAGTTTCGGCGGGACTTCGTTGATGATCGTCGTTGGTGTGGCCCTCGATGCGGTCAATCAAATCGAAGCCCACATGCTTACTCGGAGCTACGAGGGCCTCACGGGACCGGGAGCTGGTAGAATTCGGGGTCGCCAGGTTCAGGACGTGTGA